In the bacterium genome, one interval contains:
- a CDS encoding SDR family oxidoreductase: MGEHGYLDRFRLDGRTALITGASRNIGAAISRAFAEAGAGLVINARAPDRLEACAVALRERYGVPVLAVAADLSRPAERARLLAAVAAAGVEIDVLVNNATSGGRPDSGLATSEAQWREAIEVNVAAPFELCRALIPAMQARGRGAVINVLSTAAFAVVPPMLAYGAMKSALWTMTRYLARECAPAVRVNAICPGTIEEGGALKVPSWAALLPRTALNRVGDPDELAGAALFLASDAASYTTGEVVFVDGGRVRTG; this comes from the coding sequence ATGGGCGAGCACGGATACCTGGATCGCTTCCGTCTCGACGGGCGGACGGCGCTGATCACCGGCGCCAGCCGCAACATCGGCGCCGCCATCAGCCGCGCCTTCGCGGAAGCGGGCGCCGGACTGGTGATCAACGCCCGCGCCCCGGATCGGCTGGAGGCGTGCGCCGTCGCGCTGCGCGAGCGCTACGGCGTGCCGGTGCTGGCGGTCGCCGCGGACCTCTCGCGCCCCGCCGAGCGGGCGCGGCTGCTCGCCGCGGTCGCGGCGGCGGGCGTCGAGATCGACGTGCTGGTGAACAATGCCACCAGCGGCGGCCGACCGGACAGCGGGCTGGCGACCAGCGAGGCGCAGTGGCGGGAGGCCATCGAAGTCAACGTCGCGGCGCCGTTCGAGCTCTGCCGCGCCCTCATCCCCGCCATGCAGGCGCGCGGCCGCGGCGCCGTCATCAACGTCCTCAGCACCGCCGCCTTCGCCGTCGTGCCGCCGATGCTCGCCTATGGGGCGATGAAATCGGCGCTGTGGACGATGACCCGCTACCTGGCGCGCGAGTGCGCGCCGGCGGTGCGGGTCAACGCCATCTGCCCCGGCACCATCGAGGAGGGCGGCGCGCTCAAGGTGCCGAGCTGGGCGGCGCTGCTGCCGCGCACCGCGCTCAATCGCGTCGGCGACCCCGACGAGCTCGCCGGCGCGGCGCTGTTCCTCGCCTCGGACGCGGCGAGCTACACCACCGGCGAGGTGGTGTTCGTCGACGGCGGGCGCGTGCGCACCGGCTGA
- a CDS encoding Uma2 family endonuclease: MAQPANILRQKRFTARDLWRMPDDGNRYEIIDGEVFVTPAPYVSHQEVLANLNDVLRHHVRRHRLGLLLFAPVGVVLEPLSGVEPDLIFVAHARRAIVQSKGIFGPPDLAAEILSPSTAARDRGRKKALYARTGVAHYWMVDPRAGTLVALRLQGDAYAVEAEVGPRGTFKPSLFPGLAIRMRDLLRRTTD, from the coding sequence ATGGCGCAACCCGCCAACATCCTCCGCCAGAAGCGCTTCACCGCGCGCGATCTCTGGCGGATGCCGGACGACGGCAACCGCTACGAGATCATCGACGGGGAGGTGTTCGTGACCCCCGCTCCCTACGTCAGCCATCAGGAGGTGCTGGCGAACCTGAACGACGTCCTCCGCCACCATGTGCGCAGGCATCGGCTCGGTCTCCTGCTCTTCGCCCCAGTTGGCGTCGTGCTCGAGCCGCTGAGCGGGGTCGAGCCAGATCTGATCTTCGTCGCACATGCGCGGCGCGCGATCGTGCAGAGCAAGGGCATCTTCGGTCCGCCCGACCTGGCAGCCGAGATCCTGTCGCCGTCGACGGCGGCGCGGGACCGCGGCCGCAAGAAGGCGCTCTACGCCCGCACCGGCGTCGCCCACTACTGGATGGTCGACCCGCGCGCGGGGACGCTCGTCGCGCTGCGCTTGCAAGGGGACGCCTACGCCGTCGAGGCCGAGGTGGGTCCGCGCGGCACCTTCAAGCCGTCGTTGTTCCCCGGCCTCGCCATCCGCATGCGCGACCTGCTGCGACGCACGACCGACTGA
- a CDS encoding iron-containing redox enzyme family protein has protein sequence MTKRVFRNVRGAGSESAKAMPVDRFMRSLERLQAEVATEKNQVWHRVADGTLSVPLLERLCKEYYFLGKWYTCEFGSIVSNAPDVDALDLRSSEHFQHWLQNLADETGYTGDANHVDMKVSWARALGISDEELISYRPMPETVGSVFTTLYYMRRSYEEGLAAFGWAGERFAASTNYAKLMYEGMRDYYGLDVENFRVHAYAEEDHGNAADFLLRQVVQTAGQQRRVRRAIEHVLLCRNARTAALNKWLDEPGALRPKPSKRVKVSKRAA, from the coding sequence ATGACGAAACGCGTTTTCCGGAACGTCCGCGGCGCGGGGAGCGAGTCGGCGAAGGCGATGCCGGTCGACCGGTTCATGCGATCGCTGGAGCGCCTGCAGGCCGAGGTGGCGACGGAGAAGAACCAGGTCTGGCATCGGGTCGCCGACGGCACGCTGTCGGTCCCGCTGCTCGAGCGCCTGTGCAAGGAATATTACTTCCTCGGCAAATGGTACACGTGCGAGTTCGGCTCGATCGTCTCCAACGCGCCCGACGTCGATGCCCTCGACCTCCGGTCGAGCGAGCACTTCCAGCACTGGCTGCAGAACCTCGCCGACGAGACCGGCTACACCGGCGACGCGAACCACGTCGACATGAAGGTCTCGTGGGCGCGCGCCCTCGGCATCAGCGACGAAGAGCTGATCAGCTACCGGCCGATGCCGGAGACCGTCGGCTCCGTGTTCACGACGCTCTACTACATGCGCCGCTCGTACGAGGAGGGCCTCGCCGCCTTCGGCTGGGCGGGCGAACGCTTCGCCGCCTCCACCAACTACGCGAAGCTGATGTACGAAGGCATGCGCGACTACTACGGCCTCGACGTCGAGAACTTCCGCGTCCACGCCTATGCCGAGGAGGACCACGGCAACGCCGCCGACTTCCTCCTCCGCCAGGTGGTGCAGACCGCCGGCCAGCAGCGCCGCGTGCGCCGCGCCATCGAGCACGTCCTGCTCTGCCGCAACGCCCGCACCGCCGCCCTCAACAAGTGGCTCGACGAGCCCGGCGCGCTGCGGCCGAAGCCGTCGAAGCGCGTCAAGGTATCGAAGCGCGCGGCCTAG
- a CDS encoding amidohydrolase — MKNGMLVADCDMHIFEPPDLWQRYIDPAYRHAAPVGLTEMRRDMRVKVKSHVILRMGAVRPVNPNAGGAWKAEHDTPYDEAERRGWDPTSQVQAMDAEGIDVAVLFPTRGLFVLGLDTPQQMGGDGLEPDFAAAIARAYNDWMRDFCAEYPTRMFGCGMVAPHDVGQAVAEVRRCVQELGFKAVFLSPGTVNRKPWHHRDYDPLWAECAKQNVPICFHGGGQNFLKPDFSLEVLDKLMMWHTFSQPLGIMATLVSLTAGGVFERFPTLRAGLLEGNCSWAPWLLYRLDEHYEWLGAFEAPDLTMKPSAYFRRNCFLAVEADEDTVSQYVGTFGDDNLVYSTDYPHADSKFPRAVEAFTKLPLSAASQKKILWDNFARLYDITVLAPEARSGAPATG, encoded by the coding sequence ATGAAGAACGGGATGCTCGTCGCGGACTGCGACATGCACATTTTCGAGCCGCCGGATCTGTGGCAGCGCTACATCGATCCGGCATACCGCCACGCGGCGCCGGTGGGCCTCACCGAGATGCGGCGCGACATGCGGGTGAAGGTGAAGTCGCACGTCATCCTGCGCATGGGCGCGGTGCGGCCGGTGAACCCCAACGCGGGCGGGGCGTGGAAGGCGGAGCACGACACGCCCTACGACGAGGCCGAGCGGCGCGGCTGGGATCCGACCTCGCAGGTGCAGGCGATGGACGCCGAGGGCATCGACGTCGCGGTGCTGTTCCCCACCCGCGGCCTGTTCGTGCTCGGTCTCGACACCCCGCAGCAGATGGGCGGCGACGGCCTCGAGCCCGACTTCGCCGCCGCCATCGCCCGCGCCTACAACGACTGGATGCGCGACTTCTGCGCCGAATATCCGACGCGCATGTTCGGCTGCGGCATGGTGGCGCCCCACGACGTCGGCCAGGCGGTCGCCGAGGTCCGCCGCTGCGTGCAGGAGCTCGGCTTCAAGGCCGTGTTCCTGTCGCCCGGCACGGTGAACCGCAAGCCGTGGCATCACCGCGATTACGATCCCCTGTGGGCCGAGTGCGCGAAGCAGAACGTGCCGATCTGCTTCCACGGCGGCGGGCAGAACTTCCTCAAGCCGGACTTCTCGCTCGAGGTGCTGGACAAGCTGATGATGTGGCACACGTTCAGCCAGCCGCTCGGCATCATGGCGACGCTGGTCAGCCTCACCGCCGGCGGCGTCTTCGAGCGCTTCCCCACCCTGCGCGCCGGCCTGCTGGAGGGCAACTGCTCCTGGGCGCCCTGGCTGCTCTACCGCCTCGACGAGCACTATGAATGGCTGGGCGCCTTTGAGGCGCCGGACCTGACGATGAAGCCGTCCGCGTACTTCCGACGCAACTGCTTCCTCGCCGTCGAGGCCGACGAGGATACGGTGAGCCAGTACGTCGGCACCTTCGGCGACGACAACCTCGTCTACTCCACCGATTACCCGCACGCCGACTCGAAGTTCCCGCGCGCCGTCGAAGCCTTCACCAAGCTGCCGCTGTCGGCGGCATCGCAGAAGAAGATCCTGTGGGACAACTTCGCTCGGCTGTACGACATCACGGTGCTGGCTCCCGAGGCGCGCAGCGGCGCCCCGGCGACGGGGTGA
- a CDS encoding amidohydrolase encodes MQIVDADGHVAEGSTLALEAMKRWPQHIALRTDGRPSLMIEGRHYPEDSGPGAGCPPEHGLSVVEGINWSSAAGVLGDADRDHIDTMVLYPSFGLCAPSIEDPEFAAGFARLYNQWIADYCKDTKGRLRGVAVTPLEHGAVAIDIMREARALGLVATMIPPALKTRNLDHLDLDPFYAAAAELDMPLGVHGAPGIHLPKIGVDRFTNYIQVHCISFPFDQMTAMTALVSGGVFDRHPTLRVAFLEAGVGWVPFFLDRLHEHYEKRGDWIPNGWRRDPLEYLKAGNIYVSCEPEEPILPGVIDVLGDDFIMFASDYPHWDGDWPESTKHLRSRGDISDASRRKIGGDNAQRFYGLG; translated from the coding sequence ATGCAGATCGTAGACGCAGACGGACACGTCGCCGAGGGATCGACGCTGGCGCTGGAAGCGATGAAGCGCTGGCCGCAGCACATCGCGCTGCGCACCGACGGCCGCCCCAGCCTGATGATCGAGGGCCGGCACTATCCCGAGGACTCGGGGCCGGGCGCCGGCTGTCCGCCGGAGCACGGGCTCAGCGTGGTCGAGGGGATCAACTGGTCGAGCGCCGCCGGGGTGCTGGGCGACGCCGATCGCGACCACATCGACACCATGGTGCTCTATCCGAGCTTCGGCCTCTGCGCCCCGAGCATCGAGGATCCCGAGTTCGCCGCCGGCTTCGCGCGCCTCTACAACCAGTGGATCGCCGACTACTGCAAGGACACCAAGGGCCGCCTGCGCGGCGTGGCGGTGACGCCGCTGGAGCACGGCGCGGTGGCGATCGACATCATGCGCGAGGCGCGCGCGCTCGGGCTGGTGGCGACGATGATCCCGCCGGCGCTGAAGACGCGCAACCTCGACCACCTCGACCTCGATCCGTTCTACGCCGCCGCCGCCGAGCTCGACATGCCGCTCGGCGTCCACGGCGCGCCCGGCATCCACCTGCCGAAGATCGGCGTCGACCGCTTCACCAACTACATCCAGGTGCACTGCATCAGCTTCCCCTTCGACCAGATGACGGCGATGACCGCGCTGGTCTCGGGCGGCGTCTTCGACCGCCACCCGACGCTGCGCGTCGCCTTCCTCGAGGCCGGCGTCGGCTGGGTGCCGTTCTTCCTCGACCGCCTGCACGAGCACTACGAGAAGCGCGGCGACTGGATCCCCAACGGCTGGCGCCGCGATCCGCTCGAGTACCTGAAGGCGGGCAACATCTACGTGAGCTGCGAGCCCGAGGAGCCGATCCTGCCCGGCGTCATCGACGTCCTCGGCGACGACTTCATCATGTTCGCGAGCGACTACCCGCACTGGGACGGCGACTGGCCGGAGAGCACCAAGCACCTGCGCAGCCGCGGCGACATCAGCGACGCGTCGCGGCGCAAGATCGGCGGCGACAACGCGCAGCGGTTCTATGGGTTGGGATGA
- a CDS encoding SDR family oxidoreductase, whose product MTEHGVKDRVVIVTGAGQGIGRGIARHLGRHGARVVVAEWKEHRMQRTLDELRALGVDALGVVCDVQQPASIAAMVAATVDRFGRVDALVNNAQTFRAQAPVEAITQADADVFLASGPMGTLWAMQAVFPHMKAQGWGRIVNVGSAAGFVGLHGYGAYAMSKEAIRAITRTAAREWGQHGIVVNCFCPGAASDRGRSGVERAAAQGRSLVFDRCIDRLGDPEDDIAPVVLFLCSDACRYLTGQTLMVDGGAFLWA is encoded by the coding sequence ATGACCGAGCATGGGGTGAAGGACCGGGTCGTCATCGTCACCGGGGCCGGGCAGGGCATCGGCCGCGGCATCGCCCGCCATCTCGGGCGCCACGGCGCCCGGGTCGTCGTCGCCGAGTGGAAGGAGCATCGGATGCAGCGCACGCTCGACGAGCTGCGGGCGCTCGGCGTCGACGCGCTCGGGGTGGTCTGCGACGTCCAGCAGCCGGCCTCGATCGCGGCGATGGTGGCGGCGACCGTCGACCGCTTCGGCCGGGTCGACGCGTTGGTCAACAACGCCCAGACCTTCCGCGCCCAGGCGCCGGTGGAGGCGATCACGCAGGCGGACGCCGACGTGTTCCTGGCCTCCGGCCCGATGGGCACGCTGTGGGCGATGCAGGCGGTGTTCCCGCACATGAAGGCGCAGGGCTGGGGGCGGATCGTCAACGTCGGCTCCGCCGCCGGCTTCGTCGGCCTGCACGGCTACGGCGCCTACGCGATGTCGAAGGAGGCGATCCGCGCCATCACCCGCACCGCGGCGCGCGAGTGGGGCCAGCACGGCATCGTCGTCAACTGCTTCTGCCCCGGCGCCGCGTCCGACCGCGGCAGGTCGGGCGTCGAGCGCGCCGCCGCCCAGGGCCGTTCGCTGGTTTTCGACCGCTGCATCGACCGCCTCGGCGATCCCGAGGACGACATCGCGCCGGTCGTCCTCTTCCTCTGCTCCGACGCCTGCCGCTACCTGACCGGGCAGACCCTCATGGTCGACGGCGGCGCCTTCCTCTGGGCGTGA
- a CDS encoding DUF2889 domain-containing protein: MPLSAAGNPLHTRALSVTLAAADAEVAFAAYVLDLRKRGFAPVGGDLQGPGIIHHMRLAGRLDRAAARVTAIDAEMPTVAFEASPATGGESCRDQIGRVVGLAGLGLDAGWSPGLSAAIGGTRGCSHILTLAHLLGPSARWGLAEDARLHAGSPPRRPGERLFRRDITVDGYEPEMGELVFTLQLNDLHFAPAPALAMPMDRYAAQREIVARATLTMQTLALTSLELRERVRTPVDFRDAEWVDRTADGAPLRGASLRAGITARILALFPDPARDAPLRDALLQLAPGLIQCFAALDIWTLFADESAARQTGGQPDSCWMWRTGGGLQRGR, translated from the coding sequence ATGCCCCTCTCCGCCGCCGGCAATCCGCTGCACACCCGCGCCCTGTCCGTGACCCTGGCGGCGGCGGATGCCGAGGTGGCGTTCGCCGCCTACGTGCTCGATCTGCGCAAGCGCGGCTTCGCGCCGGTCGGCGGCGACCTGCAGGGCCCAGGCATCATCCACCACATGCGCCTCGCCGGCCGGCTCGATCGCGCCGCGGCGCGGGTGACGGCGATCGACGCCGAGATGCCCACCGTCGCCTTCGAGGCCTCGCCGGCGACCGGCGGCGAGAGCTGCCGCGACCAGATCGGCCGTGTCGTCGGCCTCGCCGGCCTCGGGCTCGACGCCGGCTGGTCGCCCGGGCTGAGCGCCGCCATCGGCGGCACGCGCGGCTGCTCGCACATCCTCACCCTGGCGCACCTGCTCGGGCCGAGCGCGCGCTGGGGCCTGGCGGAGGACGCGCGCCTGCACGCCGGCTCGCCGCCGCGCCGCCCCGGCGAGCGTCTCTTCCGCCGCGACATCACCGTCGACGGCTACGAGCCGGAGATGGGCGAGCTGGTGTTCACGCTGCAGCTCAACGACCTGCACTTCGCGCCGGCGCCGGCGCTGGCGATGCCGATGGACCGCTACGCGGCGCAGCGCGAGATCGTCGCCCGCGCCACCCTCACCATGCAGACCCTGGCGCTCACCAGCCTCGAGCTGCGCGAGCGCGTCCGCACGCCGGTCGACTTCCGCGACGCCGAGTGGGTCGACCGCACCGCCGACGGGGCGCCGCTGCGTGGCGCCTCGCTGCGCGCCGGCATCACCGCCCGCATCCTGGCCCTGTTCCCCGATCCGGCGCGCGATGCGCCGCTGCGCGACGCGCTGCTGCAGCTCGCGCCCGGGCTCATCCAGTGCTTCGCCGCGCTCGACATCTGGACGCTGTTCGCCGACGAGAGCGCCGCCCGCCAGACCGGCGGCCAGCCCGATTCGTGCTGGATGTGGCGCACCGGCGGCGGCCTGCAGCGCGGGCGGTGA
- a CDS encoding alcohol dehydrogenase catalytic domain-containing protein → MRAVRVENGSVCVVDVPPPNGDGVRVKIRAAGICGSDLHMIEHGATMGVTLGHELAGELPDGRPVAIEPLAPCESCEFCRAGDYNLCRSAPQMIFGIMRDGGMAEELIVPRRCLVPLPSGVAIRDASLVEPLAVAVHGFRMIGLRGGQRVAVVGGGSIGLCAVAAARFAGAEVSLEARYDRQREAGERLGATPIDGEYDVVVECAGSDSALQRITEVARPGATLVLLSVYWAPLGLPGLPLMMKELRIQPSSMYGRHAAGRDIEAAAALLADNPEIPGAVITHRLPLDAAPEAFAIARDRKAGAIKVVLEP, encoded by the coding sequence ATGCGCGCTGTTCGAGTGGAGAACGGGTCTGTCTGCGTGGTCGATGTGCCGCCGCCCAACGGGGACGGGGTGCGGGTGAAGATCAGGGCGGCCGGGATCTGCGGCTCCGATCTGCACATGATCGAGCACGGGGCGACGATGGGGGTGACGCTGGGGCACGAGCTGGCGGGCGAGCTGCCCGACGGCCGGCCGGTGGCGATCGAGCCGCTGGCGCCCTGCGAGAGCTGTGAATTCTGCCGCGCCGGCGACTACAACCTCTGCCGCTCGGCGCCGCAGATGATCTTCGGCATCATGCGCGACGGCGGCATGGCGGAGGAGCTGATCGTGCCGCGGCGCTGCCTGGTGCCGCTGCCCAGCGGCGTCGCGATCCGCGACGCCAGCCTGGTCGAGCCGCTGGCCGTCGCGGTGCACGGCTTCCGCATGATCGGCCTGCGCGGCGGCCAGCGCGTCGCCGTGGTCGGCGGCGGCTCGATCGGCCTCTGCGCCGTCGCCGCCGCCCGCTTCGCCGGCGCCGAGGTGTCGCTGGAGGCGCGCTACGATCGGCAGCGCGAGGCCGGCGAGCGCCTCGGCGCGACGCCGATCGACGGCGAGTACGACGTCGTCGTCGAGTGCGCCGGCAGCGACAGCGCGCTGCAGCGCATCACCGAGGTTGCCCGGCCGGGCGCGACCCTGGTGCTGCTCTCGGTCTACTGGGCGCCGCTCGGGCTGCCGGGCCTGCCGCTGATGATGAAGGAGCTGCGCATCCAGCCGTCGAGCATGTACGGGCGGCACGCCGCCGGCCGCGACATCGAGGCGGCGGCGGCGCTGCTCGCTGACAACCCGGAGATCCCCGGCGCCGTCATCACCCATCGCCTGCCGCTCGACGCGGCGCCCGAGGCCTTCGCCATCGCCCGCGACCGCAAGGCCGGCGCCATCAAGGTGGTGCTCGAGCCGTAG
- a CDS encoding nitronate monooxygenase, with product MHTRVTRMLGIDFPILAFTHCRDVVAAVSNAGGLGVLGAVAHTPEQLDVDLTWIAEQTKGRPFGVDLLIPRKFVGAESGGLDRGSLRAMVPDAHREWIEEVLRRYDVPPLPPSDSDRDARGMGGLRVDPRSMEPLIEVSFAHRVALIASALGTPPDWLVERAHAAGIPVAALAGRIDHAVAHKAAGVDLIIAQGTEGGGHTGEIATMVLVPQVVDAVAPTPVLAAGGIASGRQMAAALALGAEGVWCGSVWLTTHESETSPTIREKFLAASSADTRRSRSLTGKPARMLRSAWTDAWEEPGAPQPLPMPLQSILVADSQRRIHRVAHKADSPARPLVTYFVGQVVGQMNVAMSARDVVRGMVEECLDTLERMNGLFAE from the coding sequence GTGCACACCCGCGTCACCCGGATGCTCGGGATCGACTTCCCGATCCTCGCCTTCACCCACTGCCGCGACGTCGTCGCCGCGGTCAGCAATGCCGGCGGCCTCGGCGTGCTCGGGGCCGTGGCGCACACGCCGGAGCAGCTCGACGTCGACCTCACGTGGATCGCCGAGCAGACCAAGGGGCGGCCGTTCGGCGTCGACCTGCTGATCCCGCGCAAATTCGTCGGCGCCGAGAGCGGCGGGCTCGACCGCGGCAGCCTGCGCGCGATGGTGCCGGACGCGCATCGCGAGTGGATCGAGGAGGTGCTGCGCCGCTACGACGTGCCGCCGCTGCCGCCGAGCGACAGCGATCGCGACGCGCGCGGCATGGGCGGGCTGCGGGTCGATCCCAGGAGCATGGAGCCGCTGATCGAGGTCTCCTTCGCGCATCGGGTGGCGCTCATCGCCTCGGCGCTCGGCACGCCGCCGGACTGGCTGGTCGAACGCGCGCATGCCGCCGGCATCCCGGTCGCGGCGCTCGCCGGCCGCATCGACCATGCCGTGGCCCACAAAGCGGCCGGCGTCGATCTGATCATCGCCCAGGGCACCGAGGGCGGCGGCCACACCGGCGAGATCGCCACCATGGTGCTCGTCCCCCAGGTCGTCGACGCGGTGGCGCCGACGCCGGTGCTCGCCGCCGGCGGCATCGCCAGCGGTCGGCAGATGGCGGCGGCGCTGGCGCTCGGCGCCGAGGGGGTGTGGTGCGGTTCGGTCTGGCTGACCACGCACGAGTCCGAGACCTCGCCGACCATCCGCGAGAAGTTCCTCGCCGCCTCGTCGGCGGACACGCGGCGTTCGCGCTCGCTGACCGGCAAGCCGGCGCGCATGCTGCGCAGCGCCTGGACCGACGCCTGGGAGGAGCCGGGCGCCCCGCAGCCGCTGCCGATGCCGCTGCAGAGCATCCTGGTCGCCGACTCGCAGCGCCGCATCCACCGCGTCGCTCACAAGGCCGACTCCCCGGCGCGTCCGCTGGTCACCTACTTCGTCGGCCAGGTCGTCGGCCAGATGAACGTCGCCATGTCCGCCCGCGACGTCGTCCGCGGCATGGTCGAGGAGTGCCTCGACACCCTGGAGCGAATGAACGGCCTCTTCGCGGAATAG